One region of Microbacterium sufflavum genomic DNA includes:
- a CDS encoding pyridoxamine 5'-phosphate oxidase family protein: MSVHSDPVRTLTDAESWERLRGQELGRLVTHIGDTIDIFPINYAVDGDGIVFRTAPGSKLFELTANADVLFEVDDHTDVDAWSVVVRGHAAALETDADVARAEAAGLRPWIPTVKRVFVRIAPASVSGRAFHRDPEPERDGPQEY; the protein is encoded by the coding sequence ATGAGTGTGCACAGCGACCCCGTCCGGACCCTGACCGATGCCGAGAGCTGGGAGCGCCTGCGCGGACAGGAGCTCGGACGCCTCGTGACCCACATCGGCGACACGATCGACATCTTCCCGATCAACTACGCGGTCGACGGGGACGGCATCGTGTTCCGCACCGCTCCGGGGAGCAAGCTGTTCGAACTGACCGCGAACGCCGATGTGCTGTTCGAGGTCGACGACCACACCGACGTCGACGCGTGGAGCGTGGTCGTGCGCGGGCACGCCGCGGCGCTGGAGACCGATGCCGATGTCGCGCGCGCCGAGGCCGCGGGGCTGCGCCCGTGGATCCCGACCGTCAAGCGGGTGTTCGTCCGCATCGCACCCGCCTCGGTGTCGGGACGCGCGTTCCATCGTGATCCCGAGCCGGAGCGCGACGGCCCCCAGGAGTACTGA